ACTGTTCACCTGCGTGCTGCGTTATTGCTCGACCGAGGCGATGCAGCGCTGGCTCGATTCGCCACAGCGTCAGAAGCTGATCGACGAAGCGGCGCCGATGCTCGCCGACGGTGACCAGACCGAGGTCAATGCGGCCAACGAGTTCTGGTTCACGCCACTGGCTGATGCCGCCTCGCCACCCCCGCGCTGGAAGCAGGCTGTGGTGACGTTGTTCGTGATCCTGCCGCACACCTTGCTGGTGCCGTTGATCTGGGGGCCGCTGCTGCAGCTCAATGCCTTTCTCTCCAACTACGTGGTCGCCACGTTCCTGATCACCCTGACCATCGTGCTGTCGGTGGTGTACGTCTGCATGCCGGCCGCGACTCGCTTGTTCGCACCGTGGCTGACGGCCAGTCAGCCCCATGAACACCTGGATTCCAACACCAACCCGCCGCGCTGAGCCGGCAGGTCTGGGCTTCGTTTCACTTATATCGAAGGAACTGCGATGAACGCCAACGCTGATCTGATTCTGTTCAATGGCCAATTTCATACCGTAGACCGCACAAAACCCCTCGCCAGTGCCGTGGCGATCAAGGACGGCCGCTT
The sequence above is a segment of the Pseudomonas sp. HS6 genome. Coding sequences within it:
- a CDS encoding antibiotic biosynthesis monooxygenase produces the protein MPDAQTLKKPGPEETVTLIVKHRVKAGFEQPYEAWLRNIVSVAGREEGHLGVDVMRSQQGGLALFTCVLRYCSTEAMQRWLDSPQRQKLIDEAAPMLADGDQTEVNAANEFWFTPLADAASPPPRWKQAVVTLFVILPHTLLVPLIWGPLLQLNAFLSNYVVATFLITLTIVLSVVYVCMPAATRLFAPWLTASQPHEHLDSNTNPPR